The Apus apus isolate bApuApu2 chromosome 1, bApuApu2.pri.cur, whole genome shotgun sequence nucleotide sequence ctctagGCACCTACATTCTATTTTACATTTCACCTTTTTTCACAGGTTGATTTTTCCATATCCAGAAGGACAGAGGTTGGTCTCTCTTCTGTCTCTCCAAGTCCCCCACTTCTTCCAGCTGTGTCCCACAAGCACACAAATAACCCCAGGTCATGATGAGCTTTCTCCAAGTTGAGTGTCTCTTTGCATTTGCCCTCCAGGTGATCAAGAGCCCTTCAGGTGGAATCCTTcagcaatgctgctgctgctgctgcaggtcttGACCAGCTGCCTTTGGCTGGGACATGGCGAGGTGGTGACATCCTTGCAAAGTTCATGCCCtcagtttttcttccagaaaacacCCCCAAATGCAGCCCTAACACCTCAAAACCCAGCCTGGATCTGCCAGCGTTATGGGAACAAATATTACTTTGCCACCTTGTACGACAGGAACCAGCGCATTCCTGTATACTCTGCTTATCTCTATCAGCCTGGACCTGGCAAGAGACCTAATACATGGTTGGTGGAGCCCCAGGTGAGTGTCCTCCCTTGTAGCATGTCACTAAAAGGTGGGCTGCAGCGTTTAACCACTTTTCCTGCCCCACCACTCAAATGAACCCACCGGTTGGGTTTCATCTCACTGAACTTTAAACACCTTCACCACACAATTCCTGTGATGTGTCTGAGACATCAGTAGGAGAATGAGATGAGTCGTATCCTAAAAGTGgccatttttctgctttgatcTTACAGGAATATTTACTCACTTTCTATTACATTACATTACAAAATCAGGCATTTCATACacttgagatgaaaaaaaaaatggttgaTTGATACTCAGAGACTTCTGTTTTAGGAAAGCTTGCTCCATGACTCCTGTCAGCAATACTAAtgtcttcttctcttctttaccTGTCAAGCTGATGGGTCAAAATTATCCAAAAACTATGGAAAAAGAGTGGACCctcttaaataatttcaaagtcAGCTTAGAGCAACTCAGCAAGAGCCAAGCTATCCTCCAAGACTACAAGAACCTGACAGGCTTAAACCGTGGTCATCTGAACCCCAGTGGCCATCATGGcaactccagcagcaggagggctaCCTTCACCCTGACCAACATAGTGCCTCAGGATGTGAAACTCAATGGAGGAGCTTGGAATAACTACGAGCAGCAAACGATGATGAGAATGACCAAGGGCTGTAAAACCACCTATGTTGTCGTGGGTGCTGTGCCTGGGAACAACTATATTGCCAACAGAAGGGTTAATATACCCAGTTACATCTGGTCGAGTGCCTGCTGTGAGATGGATGCCAACAACATGAAGGCTTGGGGGGTCATTGCTGAGAACAACAGAAATGAGGTCCAGCTCCTCACACTGGGGGAGCTGGAGGACTCGTTGACTGTGCTCTATGGGAGGGAATCAGTTTCTCTGTTTCACAGTGCTTGTCCCCGGAAATAAGCTCTATTTCCCATCCCAGGTGTAAAAGGCTCAGGAACCATCACTACTAAGATCATCACCTCGTGCCTTTGCAGCATCTGTCCTGCTTCTTTCTCTAgtgcttttccagctctgtctCTCTGAGCACCTTCTCCCctgaagagagggagaaagaggtcAGCAGAGCCTCCAGCTGGTTTGCTTTGCTGCCTGTCCTTGGAGAGAGCTCTCAGGGAGGAGTCCTTGCCATGGCCACTTTGGAGGAGCAGTTTGGGTAACAGCCCATGAGCAAGGAAATCAGAGTTTGTCATTGAGACAAGAGgggcttttccttttccccctttttcctccATGCCCATATACAGATTGGAGTTCCTTGCTGTCCTGGTTAGATATCATTGAAAATGGTCTGCTGACTTGTCCTCACCTGTTCAGAAAGGCTGTGGGTCTAGGGTGGGAAAATGGGCCAGGTTATGAATTCTCCCTCTATGGAGATACTCAAGCCACAACAGGACACAGTCCTGGACAACCTGctctagctgaccctgcttgagcaaggGTCTGGACTAGAGGGCCTTGAGAGGTGCTTCACACCCTCAACAATTCAGTGGTTTTGTGATTCATCCTGAACTCACATGAAGACCAGGCTTACGTACATTTACTagtgggttttggtttgcttgCTTTTGGACCATGTGCCTtgagagcaggagctgaggtATCAGAGAACCAGGCTCAGGGGTCAGATGTACACAGGTTTTGACCAgtcaaaaataaatgtctgtgaTGCTCTGGTTGtctatttttattctctgctcagcttctgAACCTTTTCTGCAGATTTATGAATAACTGACTTTGCAAATTACATGAAATGAGTATATAAATAATGGgtatgaataaataattttctggagTATATTCAATGGGTGTCAAAGATATTCATCTTTGTGTCAAATAATTTAGTGTCTGAACAGTtcataatatatattatttgcTCCAGTTTCAGATCATAGTGTAACGTTCTGTGTAAACCAGAATTTGCTTCCCagaaaaattttctttattaGTAATGACCTAGCAAGGCTTTAATGCCCACAACATCCTTGAAGGAGGTTGGCTGTCCAACTCCAAGCTGAAGATGCCACAACACCTACCAAGTGTCACCATCAAACTCCAGTTACTTTTCCTAGGAATTTGCATGAGCAAATTGGCTCAAGGCGCAAACAGCTCGTACAAACTGTCTCCCTTACAGAGGTACCACCTTGAGCCTGAACTGCTCAGCTCAGGAGCTGTTCATCAGCCTCCCAGGTCTCATCATTCACCCAGCACAAGCCTCTTTGGAGGCTGCACAGAAACACGAGGTGAGGTTCAGGTGCAAAGTCAGACACCTGCCTGCAGGTGTCTCCATGTGTGCTGCGTGTCTGAGCTCTGACTGCTGCACAGCTTCATAAATAGGGCTACCCTGGACCTCTGGAGATGCCCTGATGTGTGCAAGACATCCAGTGGGGCTGGCTGATctgctgcaggatgcttggGGACACCTGCACCCATGTGGGCCAGCAGCCAGGGGCCAGGCATGTTCCCAAGGGCATCTCCAGTGGCTGTGGACACCTGACCACAGGCCACCATGTGGTAGGGCAGTGCCTAGTGGCATCAATGACTTGCACTCCTGTTGTTTGCGGCTCCAGCAGCAATAGCACTGGCTTGTGCCAGCTGTGTTGCTCAATGAGGTGGgagaacattttgctttttaggaCAACATGGTAGGAATATCACTCTGCTCCTGGTATGGCATCCcctctaaacccttcaccaatcttgtggccttcctctggacacTTTTTAGTAGTACTTCCTAGTAGTCCTTTTTGTACTGTGGCACCCAAAAATTCCCTCGGCTtctcctcataaggcttgtGTTCctgacccttcaccagctcttttgcccttctctggattcactccagcacctcaatgtccttcttgtagtgacgGGCTCAAAACTTACCACAGGATCTGAGTTGCAGCCTCACTAGTGTCAAGTACAAAGGGaaaatcacttccctagtcttTCTGGACACACTATTGCTGATACAACCCAAGATGATGTTTGCCTTTCTTGGAcacctggccacactgctggctcatatttagCTGGATGaaaaccagcacctccaggtccctttcctaTTGGCAGCTTTCAAGGcactctttcccaagcctgcagcagtgcatggggttgttgtgacccaagttCAGGACCCGATACCTGGCCTTGTAGAACCTCATGCAGCtgacctcagcccattgatccagcctgtccaagtccctctgaaaaaattccctaccctcaggcagaccaacactcccacccaacctAACACCATCTGCAAGCTTATTGAGACTGCACTCAATTCCCTCAACCAGATCATTAGTGAAGAagttaaacagaactggccccaacactgagccctagGGAGCAGTGCTTGTGATTGGCTGCAACCTGGATCTGACCCCTTTTACCACAACTCCCTGGcatggccatccagccagttttttacccagcaaagagtaCACCTGTCTAAGCCATGGtcagccagcttctccaggagaatgctgtgggagacagtgtcaaaggaaGACAACATGCACAACCTTTCCATTATCTACTAGGCGGATCACCTAGTCATAAAATGAGTCTCTCTTGAGCTCAAGTTAAGGACTTGAGCTTCCCACTAGGAAACTCCCTCGTTTAGCACAGTCCTCAGGTTATTACCCACTGTTGATCTTCAATGTAGGTGGAGGGCAGGCTGAGACTTGCAGTCTAAGATCAATCAAAAGAGACTTTAGAACACTGGGACGGGTGGTGAAGGATTCTGGGGAGCAGGttatctttttgtttcttcttccagttGCAGGCAATGACACAGTGATCAACAGACAAATACAGTCTGTTAATAGGTAGCTTTGTAGCTGGTGTCATCagaacagttttggtttttttgtcagtgGGATGGGCTATACAGCACCAGACCTGCTGGCACTTCATAGAAAACATCTTTCTCAAAGGGGGAAGAGGGTCTTTGAGCAAGAGATTGCGGGGCTGATTGATAGGGCTTTCAAGTAGGTTTGAACGGGGACGGGGATGTAACTAGACATCTTAATGAGGCCTCTGGGTGTAGTAGCTCAGCATCTGTGGGGCAATGTGCTAGCATTTTTTGAGAATCTGAAGGCCTACCACCCctcaaaactgaaaactaaGTGCTCCACTCCCTCTCTGTAATGCTGATACACCAATGCACCcagtatggggaataagcaCGAGGGACTGGAGATCTGCATTAGGTCACAAGGATATGATATAATTGCAATTACTGAGACGTGGTGGGACAGCTCCCGAGACTGGAAT carries:
- the LOC127383217 gene encoding endonuclease domain-containing 1 protein-like, with the translated sequence MLLLLLQVLTSCLWLGHGEVVTSLQSSCPQFFFQKTPPNAALTPQNPAWICQRYGNKYYFATLYDRNQRIPVYSAYLYQPGPGKRPNTWLVEPQLMGQNYPKTMEKEWTLLNNFKVSLEQLSKSQAILQDYKNLTGLNRGHLNPSGHHGNSSSRRATFTLTNIVPQDVKLNGGAWNNYEQQTMMRMTKGCKTTYVVVGAVPGNNYIANRRVNIPSYIWSSACCEMDANNMKAWGVIAENNRNEVQLLTLGELEDSLTVLYGRESVSLFHSACPRK